The window TTTGCCGCATAGCTTCTATTCTAATTTCCctgattttgtggattatttccagtcttttgTCATGTCATTCTGATTATTTCTACTGCGCAAGGTGGCTGCCGTCATTCATTACTTGTGAGAGGAGCGATCACACAAATGAAATGACATCTTGATTATACGCACAAATGTACTGTGGTGTCGCgtgctccatccatccatcttctatgtcgcttatcctctttagggtcacaggggtatgctggagcctatcccagctgacttcgggcgagaggcggggtaaaccctggactggtggccagccaatggcagggcacatatagacatttattaaaaaaaaaaaaaaaagaacaaccattcactcacgcccacattcacacctatggacattttagagtggccaattaacctaacgtccatgtttctggaatgtgggaggaaaccggagtaccgggcgaaaatgcacacatgcatggggagaacaagctaactccacacacaaatgccGAAGCAGAGATTCGAAACCGGGTCTTCcaatgtcctgactgtgtggccaacatgctaaccacggcCGACTTTTGGATCACTGAGTAATTTCAGTAATGATTACAAACCTAtggaggagcaattgcattCCTGTCATTGTATGACTTGTCCACGTTATGACTCGGTTAACGAGACAGCCTGCCATTAAAAGGTGTCACTTTACACTCCCCCAATAAATTCCTCCCAAATCTAAAATCGCAAAGATACTAAACCATATCAGTGTTTTAAAAAGACCTTTGACCCTCATAAGATGTTAGCATGTTTGTTTCAAGCTAACATCAATAGCACGTGTGACACGTTCAAGTGACACAATGCAGCTGTCAAAGTCTTGTGAAGTCTCGTGCCTCCAGATGTAGTCACAACACAGACGTGAGGAACAAATAGACCCTGCCTTCTATTCATTTTCATATCTTTGTCTGGAGGGGCCCTTTTAGGCTCAGCCCTCACCCAAACACCCGGACCTGCTCACgccatctctctctctcacacacacacacacacacacactaatgacAGGTGGGCCTTATCAAACCAAACATCTCAGACAGCGTGAGGCCGCCACGACCTCAGAGGAGGAAGACGCAGAGAAGAAAAGACATGCGAGATTATAATCTGAgtttgggaagaaaaaaaaaacatcttggagaggaacaagaaaaaacatcacaGGAAGCGTGTGTCAGCGTGTGTCAACCTGAAGACGAGCACGCTTCAAACCTGAGAGGAAGGAAGTAGATCACATAACGAATCTCGTCATTTGTCAGCAAACGCTGACCCCAAAGGggtaatttctatgaaaaacgGCGCGTGTATGTTGACATGTGATTATTATCAGCATCAAGTAGGGCCCTATCATTTCCGCGGAACGGAATCtcagaattggccaataaaaacgtgGACTCTCACAGAAATGGACTTATTgcgaatgaaatgctgtaatcgtgagaatgaatgtttttgtggggaaatatttccccagcggaccgctcatCCACAGTGGCATGGCCTCAAACACTACCCAGCCCTCTCCTCAACTAAACATGCTGAGGCGGCAAACACTCTACTCGTCACCGAGCGTGAGCTGACGTACAGCAGTGGCTGGCCTAAACTGGCTGGCTTATCTTAGTTTAGTGgcgcatgctagtgcggctgtatGAGTGGCGTTTTAGGATGCCCGCTGACTTTGTGCGTGAAATAAGGACAACAGCCACGGCTGCAAGAGGCACCCAGCTAGCTATCTCACCTAGCAACAgtaagaaatacattttcaacacacaccacacaaaATAAGAGCGGCACACATCCTGTctccttcttcttttcctttggctcttcccttcaggggtcgccacagccaatcggttgcctccatctaaccctgtcttctgcatcctcttctctcccaccaactaccttcatgtcctctttcactacatccataaacctcctctttggtcttcctctaggcctcctgcctggcagttccaaactcagcatccttctacctatatattccctatctctcctctggacatgtccaaaccatctcagtctggcctctctgactttatctccaaaacctctaacatgtgctgtccctctgatgtactcattcctgatcctatccttcctggtcactcccagagagaacctcagcatcttcatctctgctacctccagctctgtctcctgtcttttcctcatggacactgtctcgagaccaaacaccaccacagttttctacacctttcctttcattttagctgaaactcttctatcacacatcacacctgacacgtttctccacccgtaccatcctgcctgtacacgcttcttcacctcttttccacactctccatcgctctggactgttgaccctaagtacttcaaatcctTCACATTCtggatctcttctccctgtaagctcagtcttccacttgggtgcctctcactcacacacatgtactcatATGTACTCATATCATCAGGACCAACagcctttccactcttcatcctcttcaatgccctcctcacttcatcctgactaatctttgctacttcctgctccacaaaagtcacctcttctagtctttgttctctctcattctccacgttcatcagctcttcaaagtattctttccatcttcccatcacactactggcacttgtcaatagacttccatccctGTCCTTAATCACCCTCacctgctgcacgtccttcccatGACTGTgtctctgtcttgccaacctgtatagatcagtctctccctccttactatccaacctagcatacaagtcatcataagcgccttgtttggcctttgctacctctactttcaccttacgctgcatctccctgtactcctgtctactcctcagtcctctcagtgtcccacttcttcttagctaacctcttctctgtatacactcctgtacctcctcattccaccactaagtctccttgtctactttccttccagatgccacaccaagtactctcctgcctgtctccctgatcacattagctgtagttgtccagtcatctggaagcacctcctgaccactcagagcctgtcttaacgccttcctaaaagtcatgcaacactctcctttttcagcttccaccatttggtcctctgctctgtctttgtcctcttcatcttcctccccaCCAGAGTCATCCTCCCCACCACCATCCTGTGCTGTTTGGCTACACTATGGCCTACCActactttacagtcactgatctccttcagatgacagcatctacacaagatgtagtctagctgtgtgctcctacctccactcttataggtcaccctatgttcctgcctcttctggaagcaagtattcactatagccatttccatcctttttgcaaagtcaaccaccatctgtccttctgcattcctctcctggaTACCAAACCTGCCCATCGCCTCCTCATCCCctctgtttcctgcaccaacatgtccattgaagtctgcaccaatgacagctctctctcttctaggtttgctctgcatcacttcatccaagtctaaaagtggtaataaaataaagttgtcttaAAAATAGCTTGCATTAATAAAACGATTGcaattgcatctgcaactatgtaataataatcattgaAAGCCATTTGGCCATTTTCAATGGTAACTGAGTTGCATTAGGGTAAAAGGTCAAATGTTCATGTTGCTGGGATGTATGTCACTGTATTGCTGTAGGGATGCACCGAGCCTCCAGTCTAATACCTGCCTTTGAATATCTGCTGATACCAGTACATATCTgataccagagctctgtttgctgTAATATGTCAAACAATGGCAAAAGAATAGAAacaaatgtagctagaagaacaacagcaaacatagccgtctccacacatgcagcgctgtaacacacacacacacacacacacacacacgctcatccTGACATGTTCACGGCTTCACAGGCAGTCTTAACATCGTTCATAACTTCTGGAGGATTTTGTATGAGACTGTAATGAAGTCCACTCTACAGGCAAGTATGACATTGGAGCAACCAAGATGTTTTGTGTGATGTCTGACTGTTTTGTGTGGCTGTGAACGTGTCACTTGTGTGTGGAGGACGACTGCATGCGTGGAGACACtctttttgctgcattttctgatattcttctagctacacaACAAAAGCACAGACATGGGTCATGGATGGAAAATCTCCACAGATGGTATCAGCAATTTCTGATACATGAATTACACTGGCATCGGAACCAGATAACATTAGTGGATTGGACGGGCCCAATCCCTGTATCTGTCCTGTGATGTCCTCCTCCTTACTTTGGTCCATGCTGCGACTACTGCTTCTATTCTGCTGCTAATTGTTGCTCACTCAAGCTTCTGTCAGTTTCCACCATACCTCTCTGATCTTTTATTGGAGCAACGAGCAGATGAATGAGAATTTAAACGCAGCTCAAAAGGTCCACACCGATTGTACCTCCGCTCTGTGTGTGGCGGGGGGAACAGTGCCGGGTGGGAGGTGTGGTGGTGTTCACTTTGACCTGAGAGGGTGAGTGCACGGTGGAGGGGGACAGCATTGAAGGCCAAAGCGGGCTTTCATCTGCCCGCCGCGGGTCCAAACTAGCACACctccgagtgtgtgtgtgtgtgtgtgtggctttgaTGTGTTTTCTTTCACACTGACAAAAACACTCCAACATGCACGACTGGGTAccgagagtgtgtgtgtgtgtgtgtgtgtgtgtgtgtgtgtgtgtgtgtgtgtgtgtgtgtgtgtgtgtgtgtgtgtgtgtgtgtgtcatgaatGTAGAGATGTTCCGACCCGAAGTTCTGTTCTGAATGTCGCAGGGTCACCAAATCTGAGGAAACTGTGCACACtgcgggggtgtgtgtgtgtgtgtgtgtgtgtgcatgcgagtGTCAAGGGGTGACAAGTACGCGGCTGttcaaataaacacacagtTTCCTTCAAAAGAGATCAATTCCCAGGTGTAATTAGCAGAGTACATTTTGAAGTTAAACAGGCGCATgtcgtgtgtgcgtgcatgcatgtatgtacgtacgtgcatgtatgtatgtatgtatgtatgtacataacGTGCATATGCAAAGTGCACACATGAAACAAGTTCAAAGAGTGAAAATGGAGCGGCATCGACACCTCGCACACGCTCCATACATTAGAACAATCACACATGTACGAGTCAAGTTTATGAAGTGGGCGGAGCTATGATGCTTCACTATGTTGCTGTAAGAAAGGTTTAAGGCGATTTAGATTTAGGAGTAAATGGATGCAAGATGAACCATAAGGACATAACGTgaaaggaagaagaggaaggtaataaataagaacagCAAAAGGAGGGACAAGTATGGGACATGTCCAGGATGATGTCTGGTGGTGTGtcgtgtgattgacaggtgcaCGTTTCCACCATCTCACCTGCACACCTGAAACTCTGAGCAGTCAGTCCTTTCTCCACGGCCACACAggtgagaagactgaggaagcTGGTGGTAACTGACTGACGCTTGGCTCTCTGGGCGTCTCTGTGCCTTCTCTCTCGGGACCTCAACAGCACCCCCTGCAGGGCTGGCGCGTCCCCCTCCTCACGTGCAGGCTGCTGCGCACCCACCGCGTCTCTCAGGGCCTCCATCCATTCCTGAGCCCTGACTTTGGTGTCCGCTCGGAGTCGGAGCATGTCGTTGGGGAACACTGCCCGGAAGCGGTCACCTCGGTCTGTCCACGGCTCCTCCTGCTCCGGGTCTGGATGCACACCCAGGCAGGAGGCCAGTGGGTACTGGCGGACGGGATGCGACACAGACCCGCGGCCTTCTGTGGGGAAAGCCTGCAGGGCGGTTCTGGTCAGGACGAAGGTGAGGGTCCTCCAGTTGTTCTGGTCCAGAAGCTGGTGCAGCAGTCCTGCTTTAAAGACATCCTGGCATCGCTGGCTGAACAGCGGCAGCGTGGTCGGTCTGCTTAGGGGGCCGCCATCAGACCGGAGTGAGACCTCAGCCGAGGTGTCACTGTCGCCGTCAGACCTGGAGGGTGACGAGGAGGGCGACATGGGGGCGGGGAATGTGGCGACCTTTTCCACCACCGCCTTCCTCTGACGGTTCCCCTGCCTCTCAGGCCTCACCGCCTGCACCTTCTCCCACATGAGCTGCCTCCACTCCATGGCCTCCCACTGGCTGCCCGCCCTCAGCTGGACACGCGTGCTGTTGAAGAACACTGTCTGGAGCGTGCGCGGGTCAGCGGGCTGGCCCACCTGGCCACACGGCGCCGGCGACATTACACTCTGGCAGTGCGACAGTGAGTAGGCGGTGCCCAGCTGGCGGTTGGCACTGCTGTCAAGCGTGTAGAGGCGGAGCTCACAGGGCGTCAGCTCCACGTGACACATGGTCCAGCGACCTCGCTGGCCTTCACGATGCTCCATCTCAGCCTGCTTCAgaacactgctgctgctgctcttttCACCTGGATGACACACAAGAACATTCCCACTCCTTCAGAACCTCCATGTGAATGCTGAGATGATGTCACTAAAAACGTACTGAAGCATTATCATGTCATATCGTAACAATCACCAGGTGCCATGCCCCCCAGTGGCTGTGACCAACATATAAACAACATCAGAGCAATCCTGCTGTACAGGAAGTGCCATGGTCTTCTGGCAATGCCGTCACTGCTTTTTAGTTGCCCTTGAACCTTGCATCGCAAGGTTGCTTCAAAAGTTGAGTTCCACGTGCTTCTACATAAAAACATTGTTCTGACTGATAAAAAGACACTTAAGTCAGCGTCGCCATACGTGGTCAAGCGTTCGAGCTCCAAAAGGGGTCATTTCCACGAACAATGTTGTAGTATTGTCCATCATTAGCGCTGAACCCACAGCAACAGAACTACCGTCTATTTCCAAAGCGTTAAAACGTGCACACagcgacttcctgttcagtggaaattaagcttcaaaataaaagcatggcagtattaaccttgGATCTatcacagcaactaacaaaatgcaccttttttttttaatatataaaatcgCTAGCCGCCCGAAGAAAGGTTTGCACATGTATGAAAGCTTGATTgcaattttagttttattaccacagcagctctgttagataagagtagaaaatatcatgaaaacacaagaatcaaaataaaaatatacacaaattgAGAAAAAGCATGTCAACAAATTCTTTATTATCACCCATCCTCCTTATGTCTATGGACAAAACCACAAGTAGATGCAATGTTTAATTTCGGTTTGAGTTACGTCGACAACCACTTACATGGGACAACTGCCAGCCAGTCTGAGGGCCTTTgagataagcgggttccactgtatttgcacCAGGGGTGCACAATTATCAGGTTGGTATTGGGGAATTATGTTATGacgtcatactgataaatccgcTAACATTAAAGAAAACTGCGAtaaccacttaaaaaaaaaaaaaaaaaaaaagctccaatgaggtgagattacctgtGCAGACGGCCATTttgccaaatgctctgcaaacattctgcaatgagggggaaaaaaccaTGGaccttcaacacatcaaaccttatcagccttGTGAAACGCCAGCATCTCTACAACGCCCGGTGCCCAGGGTTTGTTCCTATTGCTGCAGAATTGGAAAAGTTTACCAGAGACAACTCTAAAGCggtctgtgatttcatcatggaaataatGGTGCTGGATGACCAGGCGTTTACCACTGTTGAAGAAATCCAATCATATTTCATTTCATCCTGTAGACAGTAGGGGCAAATTAGGGGCACGTTCTTGGAGTTTCCACCTCAAAACCTATAAAAGctacaaaagaaaaaagtaaacatgAGAACACATTTCACTTTCACACACTCACAAGACCACGTGTAAACCATGTTGAGCAATTATcaccacaaaaacaaataatttacTTTATACAGGAGCTGTACTGTGCCATTTTAttcatatgttattattattcatcatCTGAAAACGTACTTTATCTTTAAATGTTATGAATGTTATTGAGATGCTTTGCAAGTAGCCTTAATAAAAGGTGCTTTCAGGGAACCTTGAAAGATGCCTGATACTGTGTACTATTTTAGTCGACTACAACTAAATCAGATGACAAATATGACTAAaatccatttttgtaaaaacaacaacaaaaaaaaatttaattcaaAACTGCTGTCAAAATGAACTGCGAGGATGGCATGAAGGGTAGATAAAAGTCAGTCTGGGTGGCTTCACGTCACACTGCACGTGCGACATGTGGATTGTCGTGCTTCAATATCGCTCAGAAATAAGCATCGTTATGCTTCAGTTTTTATGagatttgtatgcattttaCACTATAGTACTAAGAGCAGTAAAAGACAAGCAGAAGAACAATATTTGATGCAAAGCCATTAGTGTGATGGTGGCCTGCTCTCATCACCTTGGCTTTAATGATGCAGGGTGTCATGTCGTAACAATCACCAGGTGCCATGCCCCCCAGTGGCTGTGACCAACATATAAACAACATCAGAGCAATCCTGCTGTACAGGAAGTGCCATGGTCTTCTGGCAATGCCATCACTGCTTTTTAGTTGCCCTTGAACCTTGCATCGCAAGGTTGCTTCAAAAGTTGAGTTCCACGTGCTTCTACATAAAAACATTGTTCTGACTGATAAAAAGACACTTAAGTCAGCGTCGCCATACGTGGTCAAGCGTTCGAGCTCCAAAAGGGGTCATTTCCACGAAcagtgttgtagtattgtccaTCATTAGCGCTGAACCCACAGCAACAGAACTACGTCTATTTACAAAGGGTGTCATGTGACCCAGCAATCAGTGTTGCAGCTGCGTTACAGTTTAAACGCTCACACATCATTTCATTTGGAGCCCTGGGTGTGCTGAGCGCTCCAAGTGACGGATGTCAGTCGTTTGATTTCCAGGCGGCAGAATCGATCAGAGCAGAGAGAAGAAAAACCACATTTGTCACTTGTACGTTAGGCCAGGCGAGCCGCTCATCGATCTTATCAAAACGACGATGTCAGCGGGTTGCTGCATGAATATGCAAATGAGACCAAGCGGAGTCGAGCTGGTTGGCCGTCGTCACGCTTGGGAGGCCTGAGAGGGAAACTGCCCCCCTCAATTAGGCTGGACATCACTTAGAGTAACTAGCAAGTCCACCAGAAATAAATAATTCTATTAGGAGTGTTTGCTCTCAGAAGCATTGTTATGTTAATGGATTTCAAGCTATTCTTGTTTAACATGAAAATATCAAGCCGTGACCCTAATCAGGActaagcaacatagaaaatgaatgaacgaaAATATCAAGGAACCAAAACCGGTTACTTAAACACCATGCTCATAACGATAAGAGAGTTAAACCACATGACTTCTAGCCAATCAGCAAGGAAAGGTAATGATAACATATGAAAACATTTCAGTGAGTACCAGTAACATACTGGAAGACTACCCAGCACGGGTGTGGACTCCACAAGTTTGACGACTTTGGACTGGACTtcacaatatcatcaaagacttgcagctCGAGTTGGACTTTGACGTCAGTCAGTCaagatacagtacattcacatttccagcagctctgcaaaaatgtcttaATGAACTTAATCgtttaaatcacaaaataaaataaaaccaccAAGGcaagtgcaataatacataatgaataataataataataataataataataataataataacataacataagagtaatacatcataatttaatactgtaaatccagtcctgtgtgtgtttttaccgctCCCCctgtgttgtgttgaaaagccgcatggtgtgggggaggaatgatctgcttagtctttcggtggagcagggcagtgatagtaatctgccactgaaactgggACTTGACTCGGGCCTTAAGTCggttgacttgaaaatacttttcagtgagtgtgttgagtaaaatgtgtccccattctaAGTATTCCACTAACATGACCGCAagacaccacatttcagaagcTTCCTCATTGAATGCGTCTGTCAGGTTTAAGAGCAAACAATGAGGATGTAGTGTACATTTCTGTGAGAGTGGCAGTGATTAACACTGGGATGTGTCAACATTTGacattcaagattgaagagttttattgtcatatgcacagtaaaacaggtagttctgctatgcaatgaaattcttattctgttcattctcccaaaaaaagaaagaaaaacacaagaaaatgaataaaaacaaagaaacatatataccaataaattaagcaacaacaacagaagagacattaataccaaaaaataaataataaagtgctatgagtgtgtgcgtgtgttgcgtgcggcgtgtgtgagtgcttcgttgagaagcctgatggcctgtgggtaaaagctgtttgccagccttgtggtcctggacttcaaactcctgtagcgtctgcctga is drawn from Dunckerocampus dactyliophorus isolate RoL2022-P2 chromosome 9, RoL_Ddac_1.1, whole genome shotgun sequence and contains these coding sequences:
- the plekhm3 gene encoding pleckstrin homology domain-containing family M member 3 isoform X3, which translates into the protein MEGLRQLDMVGDISPAVEATEDFIHCMDGIHGQGLSQGQTGVLQASMQPRKLQEVSGAALAKLSSSGVWSLLAGEQPEVGPLGLAWADNLSVLGLGVGLRNGKRSRARSTNDLAAHGKEGNGTSSNSTFKKGHNRSRSDVNYRPSAYTDNGLLTVDTVKNSNLQHQHQGEKSSSSSVLKQAEMEHREGQRGRWTMCHVELTPCELRLYTLDSSANRQLGTAYSLSHCQSVMSPAPCGQVGQPADPRTLQTVFFNSTRVQLRAGSQWEAMEWRQLMWEKVQAVRPERQGNRQRKAVVEKVATFPAPMSPSSSPSRSDGDSDTSAEVSLRSDGGPLSRPTTLPLFSQRCQDVFKAGLLHQLLDQNNWRTLTFVLTRTALQAFPTEGRGSVSHPVRQYPLASCLGVHPDPEQEEPWTDRGDRFRAVFPNDMLRLRADTKVRAQEWMEALRDAVGAQQPAREEGDAPALQGVLLRSRERRHRDAQRAKRQSVTTSFLSLLTCVAVEKGLTAQSFRCADLDEVMQSKPRRERAVIGADFNGHVGAGNRGDEEAMGRFGIQERNAEGQMVVDFAKRMEMAIVNTCFQKRQEHRVTYKSGGRSTQLDYILCRCCHLKEISDCKVVVGHSVAKQHRMVVGRMTLVGRKMKRTKTEQRTKWWKLKKESVA